GCCTCCGTTCGACGCGACCTCCGCGAACGCCGCCGTCGGCAACGTGGATCTCGCGTCGTGCACGACCGGCGCGCCGCTCGACTTTCACGCGACCCTCGTCTTCGCGAACGACGGCTCGGCAGAGAGCGCCATCGTCGACGGCGGGCCCCTCGCGGGTACGCCCGCGGCGGCGTGCGTGGAGAAGGTATTGCGGGGCGTGAAGGTCGCGCCCTTCGACGGCCCCCACGCGACGGTGCGCCGTTCTTTCCACATGAAATAACTCGGGTTTTTGCCACCCGCCCCCCCGCCGAGAAGACCGGGGTTGCGCTCGGCGGCGCGGTGAGAAAAACCATTCGAAAGGGCGCAACGTTCCGCCCTCGCTTGCCGACGATGGGGCACACCCCCGCGTCTCCCCCGAACCCACGAGCTTCCCATGCGCCTCTCCATTCGCCCGACGGCCCTCCTCGCCACGGCTCTCGTCTCCCTCCTCGCGGCCGCGTGCAGCGTCACCACCACCGAGCCCCCGGCGGACGGCGGCACGGGCCCGACCCCGACCGGCACGTCGACCGGGCCTGGCCCGACGCCCTCGGCAGGCCCGAACGTCATCGGCGCAGGCGGCATCGCCGCGTGGGACGCCCTCACCGACAAGGACGCGATAAAGGCCTTCCCGTCCCTCTATTTGCACCAGTCGGTCGGCCAAGACCTCGAGGACGGCGCCGAGGCCATCGGCTTCGGCTTCGAGTACTACGGCCCCGGCCAAGCCCCGAACAGCGTGGTGAACGGCTTGAACGGCGGGCTCTTCGCCGACGTGGGCCCCACCGACAACGGCAAGCCCATCTCCAAGATGAACGTCGTCCGGCGCGAGTTTCAGAAACAGAAGGGCAAGCTCAAGGTGATGACCTTCTCCTTCGGCTACGCCGACGTCATGGACACGGTCGACGACGGTGGCAGCGTGCCCCTCGATCGGGTGCTCTCCGAGTACAAGAAGCTCGTCGACGAGGTGAAGGCCGCGGGCGTGCGGTTCGTCCACGTGACGCCGCCGCTCGTCTTCGATCCTTCGACCAACGCGCCCAAGATGAAGATGCGCGCGTACATGCTCGAGACCTTCAAGGACGACAAAATCTTCGACCTCACCGACATCGAGAGCCTCGATGGCGGCGCGCGCTGCGAGAAGGGCGGCGTGTGGCACATCTGCCAAGCGAACCGCTCGACGGCCGCGTGCCCGAGCAAGGGCCAAGGGGTCGACGGCGACGGGCAAGGCCACCTCTGCTCGACGAAGGCCGCCGAGCTCTCCAAGGCGCTCCTCTATTCGATCTATCTCGCGGGCAAGTGAGGCGCTCGCCGAGGGCTCACCCTCGGCCCGTGACGCGCACAAAAACGAGAGCGGCGAGGCCCCGGAGGATCTCGCCGCTCGTTCGTTACGTGCAGAGCGCACGCAAGCTCACTCGGTCTTGGTCTCGCTCAGGATCTTGAACTCGACGCGGCGGTTGGCCGCGCGGCCGGCGTCCGTGAGGTTGTTGTCGATGGGCTTCTCCATGCCGTAGCCGTGCGCCTCGAGGCGCCCCGCGACGATGCCGTGCTCGGTGAGCCAGCGCATGACCGAGTCGGCGCGGTCTTGGGAGAGCTTCTTGTTCATGGCCGCGCCGCCCTTGTTGTCGGTGTGGCCCTCGATGCTCATGCGCTGGATGCCGGGGTTCGCGCGGAGCACGTTCGCGATCTCCTGGAGCATGGGGAAGCTGTCCGGGAGGATGTTGGCCTTGCCCGTGGCGAAGTGCACCTGCTGGAGCACGCGGATCTGACCGCCCTCGAGCTTGATGAACGCCGGGCAGCCATTTTTGGCGGGATCGGTGTTCGGAGCGCCGGGCTCCTTGGGGCACGCGTCCTTCGCGTCGACGATGCCGTCCTTGTCGTTGTCGTCGTCGGGGCAGCCGTCGCCGTCCTCGAAGCCGTCCTTGTCCTCGGGCTGATCGGGGCACTTGTCGGTCGCGTCGGGGATGCCGTCGCCGTCGCGGTCGGCCGGCATCGGGCAGCCGTCGTTCGGGTCGTTGCCCTGGTGATCCTCGGGCTCGTCCGGGCACGCGTCGATCTCGTCCGGGATGCCGTCGTGGTCGCGGTCGGGCGCGCTCGGGTCGACCTTGACGGACTTGTCGCGCTTCTTCGGCGAGGGGGCGTCCGAGTCGAGGATGGGCACGTAGGTGCCGAGCAGCGCGACGATGCGGAGGTCGGTCGCGCCGTAGCCCATCGCGATGCCGCGGCCAGCGCCGAGGCCCACCCACCAGCGATCGGCGTGACCGAAGCGCATCCGCCCCTCGACGTTGAACTCGATCGAGGTGTTGCGCGACGTGAAGGCGGTGGGGCCGGTGATGTTCGAGTCGGTGATACCGGTCTGGCCGAAGATGTTGAGCCCGAGGCGGTATTTTCCGTCTTGGATGGGCAAAAATCCGCCGAGGGCCCAGC
The DNA window shown above is from Myxococcales bacterium and carries:
- a CDS encoding OmpA family protein, yielding MTSKRRFGRALGLLGFVGVFAAYGQASAQQSTFKLDRLEVPGAPDDGVAVFRPVTNQRPIFYGQLAVGYSFRPLRTATIATDRNTLLNSKSGAIHNQLTMYGSLGFQFLDRFSLGLTFPFTPIQNGDVPNYDQAGITSQGTAGTTAFTPSGPGAGDMRVDVRAVALRSENRKHALGVGGSLFAPTGTTTNFGGDSQASAMVLVMGEVTAGPIVLTANTGVHFRPDRAMNAPTRGNGLGVGTEWRWALGGFLPIQDGKYRLGLNIFGQTGITDSNITGPTAFTSRNTSIEFNVEGRMRFGHADRWWVGLGAGRGIAMGYGATDLRIVALLGTYVPILDSDAPSPKKRDKSVKVDPSAPDRDHDGIPDEIDACPDEPEDHQGNDPNDGCPMPADRDGDGIPDATDKCPDQPEDKDGFEDGDGCPDDDNDKDGIVDAKDACPKEPGAPNTDPAKNGCPAFIKLEGGQIRVLQQVHFATGKANILPDSFPMLQEIANVLRANPGIQRMSIEGHTDNKGGAAMNKKLSQDRADSVMRWLTEHGIVAGRLEAHGYGMEKPIDNNLTDAGRAANRRVEFKILSETKTE